The sequence AACTATTACAAGAATTGATCAAATACAAGCAGAAAATGGAGGGGAGAGAAGAGAGGTCAAAGGCTGGAAAGTGGACACGAGTCGTCCTGAGTAATCGCTACAAATGGAGATTCTAGTTGGCTGATGCGAATATGTTGTTAATGTTAATCATTATCCGTGCCAAAGTAACGATCCCCAAACTCCCCCATGCCTGGGATGACACAAAAATCATTGTCCAGTGTTTCGTCGATCTCTGATGTTACGATCTTCACCTTTGGGAATTGCTTACAAACTGCATGTATGCCTTGAGGTGCCTGCGCATGGTGCTTAAAGAGTAAAGATATAGACGCAGTTGGCTATTTATGAGGATCAAATTGCATCAGAAAGACTTACTGCTATAaggttaagaaaaatgatgtTAGATTCTGGAACACCCTTACTGAGAAGCAGAGATATAGCTTTGACAGCACAGTATCCTGTTCACGCGTAGATGTGAGACAAGAGTATGCTATGTACTATGCAAATCAACAAATCTGCCTAAATTTGTGTTCCAGACCTGAAGCCAGAACCGGGTCAAGCAATAAGACATGGCGGCTTGAGATGTCTGCAGGAAGTTTCTCATAAATTAACTGCATCAACATCATAGCTATGTAAGAATCCCTGTTTAAGATGGAAAGAGAAAAACATGCAACTGCGACCTGCAACCCACGCACCTGCCGTCCATTGTTACCCTCTCTGTGGATGAGGATTTTACCAAGTTTGATTCCTTTGCAACATGCTCTTAACGCGTTCTCCATGCTCTCTCCACTTGTAGAAGGATTTTACCAAGTTTGACAAGAATTCACTTGCttaaataacttattattGTAAAAGGTAAAAATTTTCGTGAAAGTAGTTCTGAAGCCACAAGACAGCTTCATACAATGAAATTTATGTGCATACCTTCTAATGACCGACACTCCACATAATCTTTTACAGAAAACAACTCCAGGATATATGGATCCTGATTAAACCGAGACAAATATAGATATAGGCATATGAGatatgaaaatgatttaaaaaataaaatgctgGGTGCTGATGTTTGTACCGTGATTTCTTTGCTGATAGGAACTTGAGTGTAATGACAGGAGTAGAATTACCTGTTGGAGTTCTGGTTTGTCTTTCAGTAAAAGGAAGGTGACCAAGACCATGCTCCACAACCTGAAacattattcaaaaaaaaaaaatcacctTACAGAAATGCCAAAAAACTCAGTTatgtttctaaaatatttttcttcataaacAGATTTACCAAGCGAATTAGTCGGTCTGCATAAAAGACAAAATCATGCTTTCTTGTTTTGACATCGCGTATCAGCGTGTGCATTCCCCGTATCTAAATTCAATCCAGAAACATGATTAGTCATGTTTCCTCTTCTTTACAATGATGTAAGAAATTGCAGTTTGTCAAAAGATGTGATAAAGTTTTCCAGGGAATATGCAACTAGAAAccaagttaatagaattaccTGAAAAGTTGACATTATAACAAAAACATTTGGATATATTTTACACAAATTATGCTGTCCAAGCTTTGTTTGAATATGTTGCACTATCAAATCGATTGCAACATCATTATCTCCTCCCCAGGGAATTATAATATCTGCGTGTTTTTTGGATGGCAGTATGAATTCTTCAAAGCTAGGCTTTACAAATCTGGCATACTGCAATTTACAAGTAATTGGTTAGTGGTTAGTAAAATGAACTTGCAAGAAGCCACGGTTTTCAAATTTGTCATATGTATTAACTCTTCCCTTTCTATCTTGTTTTTCCTGCAAACTTTCTTGTCCTGAAGCGGAAAATAAATTGCTTTATAACACAGACAAATGCACAACTTCTTTTAAGCTTACTTCTGGAGTTTATCTTTGCCTTTTCGGTGGCTATTGGTTGCTTATTCCTTATTTCTTGGATTGCATAATTTGCTTATACCATATAATCCTCTTATGCATAAAACAAACTATGCAAATGGTGATTAAGAAAGGAAAGGCAAAATTAGATTCTTCAATAACAAACCAGTATTACAAACAGAAGAAGTAAAGAACATGACTGACTTGGTCAAGAACATTTTGGATATTTCTTCCTCTTTCAACAGTATCTCGCTGAATTCTTCGTGCAAGCCTCAGGTCAGAATCTGCACTGTGAAATTTTTTGTAATGGTTAATTTGTAAGAGATCAGACTCAAGAgatatactcacaaatgtgcTCATATATGtcatgatatatatttaaaacaataaGAATTATTTCACCAgatgaataagaaaataaaataaattcgaGGAAAAAAACCTGTGTCAACAAAGATCTTCATGTTCATAAGATCTCGAACCCGAGGATCATGAAGAACTAGAATTCCCTCTATGATGATGACATCTGAAGGGTTAACCTATGCTTGATCATCGAACAAGTAGCACAAGATTAAACAAGGTGTATCAAATTCTTGGCTATCCTTCTGAAACGAATTCTTAAAGTCCAGCAGTGAATCAAAGAAATTTCGTATGTGTATATACACACACAATCgttttaaatgatttattcTATACCTTTAGTCCTGGCCCTGTGCTCTTATGACTCTTGAAATCATAACTTGGTATAATAACCGGCTGTCCTTGTTTTAGTTTCTCCATGCATGAAAGGAGAAGTTCTGTGTGAAAAGAATCTGAAGAGCAAGTAACGATACAATTGGAATTGTTGATGTATTTTAGTAAAAACTTTATGTTATCATGCTGTTCCGTTCTGATCAAAGAACTTAGGAATGAGGATACTGAATTACCAGGATGGTCAAAATTGTATTCATGAACTTTTGCCAATTGCTCATCATTGAGGGAGTGATAAAACGAATCCTGCAAATGGTAGCATACGTGATATACAGCTGATATCAGAGTgagaatcaaagaaaaagctaTCTAAACAGgcatttgatattttttttttttttttttttggctttgGAACAGATATGAAATAAGAAGAaacagaagaaagaagaataatgACAATAACAGTAAATACTTGATTGATAAGAAGGACGCCTTGATCATGAAGTTGAGAAATGATCAAATTGCAGACAGTTGTTTTTCCAGATGCAGTCCCACCAGCAACaccttaaaaagaaaagaaaagaaagagactAACAtgaacaaattaattatataagcaATCAATGTATTCAATATTGTTGAATCAAGTACCGATAACAAAGGGTTGCTTAGAAGGAGGTGGAGATGAAAGAATGGAGGCATTAATATTAGAGTGGAGAGACAAGTGATCTCGAACGCCATTAACCAATTTAGTTAAAGTTTCTGACTCCATCTTAAGACCATAAAAAACTACTTTGTTTTgtattttgattatttgagAATTTGCAAAGTGATGAGATAGAAAACGGTGGTCCTGATTGTTTTCTGTTTTAGGCTTTTTTTAACTTGTGAGAATGGAACGAAGCAAGCGGGAAGCAGAGAATGTAGACCTGATTCTGTAAATGCCACTTGGCATGGCCTCAACTCAGTTCGGTTCCAACTTCTGTTTCCAATGGTTTAGGTTTAGGGAATACAACTTGTCGTCTGCTAATGTGCAACTTCAACTTGTGTTAAACAGACGCATCAACCGTCGCCCTTACAGTATGATACTGAAATATTCAATCAGCTTATATGCGAGCTTCCTAATACTCATTATACAGCccattctcttatttttaatatttgaaaaactaactttattaatttaataattataatatctaataatttttttattcacgGAGTATATAAATAATCATAAGAGAATTTATTTGGAACATAATTTATTCTGATGAATCACAGATTTCTATcccttcatatatatattttttaaggaCATTTTCCATAAGAGAAATTTTGGTTAAATCCCAAACCTTCCACAGGAGGAGTAAATATTTGCAGACTCAAAATGCTAGCACGCACATTTTAATTACTTCAGGTATGGTAGAGCATGTTTTCAGTGGCCAGAGAATTTATGTTCCCCGCAAGCTGCCAGGAGAACATGCGAGTTGAAGAATTGTAACGTTATAACAGTCAAAGCATGCATCATATTGATTCCTGACCCAGAAATTGTATAAAAGAGCAAATCATGGCATTGGCAACAATCCCGTTACTTCGATTGCTATTTTTCTacaccaaaaaaaaagaatccaaGGAAggagtaattttctttttaacaatgAAAGTTCCAAGATTAGCTTTAAACAATTACATTCCATAGACACAAAATCAATCTCTCGAGTAATCCTACCTGTTTTTTTCTAATCTTCAGAAGAGATGGTCTTCATAATTGTATCTCATGTATCTTGCTTTCCATATTCAATGAAACAATTGTATACATCTACACTGCCGGGCCGACTTAACATGAGGGAGAACCTTGCTCTCAATAGGACAACTCAACACTGGTTCTGCCTTCCATTTTAGCATCATGTGTGGCAAAGGGCTACAAAATTTCTTTCAGCTGATTCCCAtgcaagtaaataaaatatcttgtATTAGTGGTATAAGATCCATAAAAGTTGAATAAATTAGAGAGATGTACACCTTGTAGATATTCATATTGCTGAAACTTCTCCACTCCACAACTTCTTTCTCACAATCAAAACCCGCTCCTCATTCAAGGCAAGAGCATCACTCCTTGGTTCAACTTCTGATATCCAATGATCCCACCTTAAGGCAGTCAGAAATTTGCGGATATAGTTTATAATTGAGGGTTTGTCTCTTATGATGACGAACCCTTGCGGCCTTAGTATTCGATCCATTTCAATAAGTAGATCCTCTGAACTACATCCATGCTCCTCAACCTCAGCAAATACTTCCCAGGCATGAAGAAGGTCAAAAGTACGTGGATATGTGGAAAATGCTTCACACCTGCAAATATATGATTTAGGTAAACCTCACATTAGCAACaccagaaaaaagaaatattaactTAAGACCACCTGGATGAGTGCTCTCATTTTATCCATGCCAAATCCTGGGTCATGATTAAGCAATTACACAGTATCTACAATCATTACTGGAAGATCCATAGCACCCCAAAGAAGTATTATTTCGCGACAATATTAATTGCATAACTGAATCTGGAATTCCACCCAAGTAATTCCACAAGCCAATATTTTAAACCctcaaatttacaaaaaagaaaaagaaaagttataaTATGAACTTGATCCACCAAGTCATCAAAAAACTCAACTAATAAAATCACAACATCTCACCCTATTTTTTCCATGTCAGCCTCACTCTAACAGTTAAttgttttgttaatttttcaACTGTTTTTTAACTCTAGTTAATTTTTAGAGTAAGGCTAACATGCAAAAAATGAGATGAAGTATCATGATTTTATTAGCTGATTCTTTTGATGACATGGTGGATTGAAACCATGTAATAATTTCTCGAATTTTACAGTTCCTGttggaagagaaaaaaatttcttttcctcatTATTACAGTGGCATTGCATCAACATGTTTATTACCCAGGCCATCAAAACCTCCACTCCCCCATATCAAAAATGAATCCAGGTCTCTGCGGTGTGTATGTgtatatgtaatattttaatttgaggaTCAACATTACAAATATCCTTATGACGAGCAGAATTTAATGCATGGAGCAAAGAATATACTCTCCTTTCAGATTTGGAAACAGCATCATAGAAGCCATAAATTACAAGTAACAACAGCAAAAATATCAACAAGGAAGAGGCATCAAAGACGAGTAATGTATGAGCATACCAGTCATGAACTGTTCCGATTAAACCACGATCATAAATTATCTTCAATCTAGCTGACTGGTTGACTGGAGCAACATTCATCACCCATACATCTGTGTCTTTGAGGACAGCACCAAAGCCCCCAAGATTCGAGTTCATGTCCATGACATTTCTGAAGTAACTCCTGCGTACAACAGATTTCATCTGCTTCCAATACTCGCTCACTCTAAATTGCCATATTCTCTGCAccaaaagaatatttttaggGACTGCTAAATAGGAGGTGGGGAGAGGAATACAACTAActacatataattatttatatgctACTATAAGTCTAAAACATACAGTGTCCTCCTGGAATTCTTCAGGACTGACACCAATTTCTTCCAAGCGAGGAGGTGCTGCAATAAGCCTCCGTGGCCAAGGAACTAGTCCGCTTCCCCTTTCCTTGTGCATCTCTATAATCAAGCAGCAAGTTAAACCAAATAACTAAGAAAAAGACATCTGgcaaaaagggaaaaaaaaacaGTATCTTTTATGTGAATTAGATGTAGGTAATGGTTCTTGCACTCCTTACTTGAAGAGTAGGGCGAGATGCATGCTTTCATGTGTACATTCCAGGTTGCATCTGGGTCATCATCAGAACTGCACAAAGGGGGTTGAGTTCCTGGTTCTCTTTTCAAGAAACAGCTATTACTTGTGGGCTTTGCCCATATAACGGTCTGGTCTTTCCTCACAACAACCCTCCAACACATTCTTCCCAAAAGATCATGCATAGCACTCCAGATCCTTCGATTTTCAGGATCATGTGCATAAGCTTCAGGAGAGGAGTATGCAAAATATCCTCCCGGTCTTAGCAATCGATCAAGTTCTAATAGGAGAATTCCATCTCTCTGGAGCCAATCAATCCGGCATCTTGAACAATGAGCAAGTTCAAACGATCTACTTGGATAAGGAAGTCTTTTTGTTCCTAAGACACCAAGAGTTGACGGGATCCCTCTTTCCAGTGCAAATTGTATTTGATTTTCATGTACATCATTAGGTGCAAGGGACATGGTTATAATGTCATGGGCAAGAAGATAGGCTCCAAAACTTGCAACCCCACAACCAACATCTAGAACATTCCGAATATATCCACCATTGTGAAGTTTATCATTTGGGAACTTGAGCATctacaaaaaattatttcaaatataaaaaaatattgctaAGAAAGAATAATTTAGGGAAGAGAAAAGGTAAACCTATCATAATGAAATTACCCTAGCAAGAGAAGCAATGTACTTATCAGCACCATAATGAAAATGGGTACCACCACCAGGAAAATTAATCTTGTCTCCATTAACCACCATCCAATTCTGATCAGACTTCTCTTGCGCAAGATGCGTATGAGGTATATTAACCTTCCATATTTCATCTCTACTCTCCGGCCATCTTATAGGAATCTGGAATTCTAAAAGACAATTTCGTAGGAATCAAAAGTGAAACTATTAAAACATTTTCAAGAACAACAACCGACTCACTCACTCACCTTGTAACCAATCGGAGGCGGAATCAAACAATTATATCGACGCTCCGGAGGTGGGCAATGACGTTCATAATGTTCCATCAATGTTAAATTAGGCTTcaatttcaattgataaataagaTTTCTATCCAAACAGGGTATTAACTCCGAGTATTTCATGTCACAGATCTGTAAGTATTTcagaaaaagtaattaattgcTAAAATTTCAACTAACACAGTTAAGATTACAGTAATATTAACAATTACCGAACAGTTAAAAGggaggagaaaagaaaaggagagacATACAGGAATGCTTTGCGGGACTAGTTCTTGAAACAAGTCATCATCGAGATCAGGTGTCCGAGCATACCCAGTAGAAACCGGGTCGGTAGCTTCACCGAAGCGATCGGATCTATAGAGTGCAGGAGCGATGGTGGATCCGTAGTATAAACAAATCAAACCGAGAAATGTAATGAGTCCGATGAGAATATAGGTTATCAGCTTTGACGTTCGAATTTGCTTCAtagtttgtttttcttaatcGGATTGTACAAAGCCCGACCCGAAAGGCTAAAACCCTAGCAGAAGATTTTATCAGAGAGATTGCAGATTTACGCGGGATTGAGTGTGCAGTGCAGTGCAGTGCAGGCGCTTTTTCTTGTaagagatatatttttcaCTTGGATACTGGGTGTTGTTATTCAGTGTAGTCGAGTTTACGATAGATGAGGGATCCTAGGGAGTTGATTGGTAGGAATTGGATTAGCGAACAGTTTTGTTGACGCGTGTTTTCTGTTGGAACCTAATACTTTTGACTAGTCTGTTTTGGGTAGTGGAAGCAGATTTGAGGCCCATGGGTTGGCCATTTTGGGAGATGGAACCTGGAGAATTAACCATATTTATGAACCCAGTTGTTGCTGCTGCTATTGAGGCTCAGTCAGGACAGCTGCTTTAAATCATTTACAGAAATATttgtcaaaagaaataaagaattttaacagaaatatagaaatttaGTCTCAATAATTCTtacatatttttcaatatctcATGATGGTTcttatttctaataatgatgTTAATGCTCACATTATGTGTTAGGTATTATTGCATCAATGGATGTGGTCACAACTGCATACTGAATTGAAGGTGGAGCAGCATTTTTATGCTACTATTATAAGGAAGTccattctttccttttcttctttttaatgtttgaACATAGAGCTAAACCTACTTTCCATGTGCTTCCTCCGATGGGATTTACGACCACCAAAGCAAgtcaaaagtaaaaaagaaaaaagaaatttgtgcAATGGAAGTGAATATCTCAATTATTACACCAAATCGATAAATAATTCacacatatttattagttttagataATTGAATATGTGTCAGtttattcaatattaatatgtaaattacttatttacatGTATCACTCTCCTATTAATTATGGTGTATATATCTTGTACAAGTGCCGATCTAATAGAGTGCTTTCGTTGTTGGTGTTCTTTCCGATCTTTACACATTTCATCACTCCACCAAAAATTTCCTTTGCCCCTACTGTATTCTAACTTGCAGTTCCACCGTCTATCCAGGATCGAGCCCTGGAATTTGACGGTGGACTTAAAAAGCCATCTATATACGTTTTACACCCAATCATTTCAGATAACGCTcgtatctttttatattatcgCAGTTGCTGGCACAAAATTAGGCAATACTTATtcctattgcttcttctccgGGAAAAGAAGTTAATTTGTAGGCCTTCTACCTCGTTAATTTGCCAGGCTTTCACTcgttacaaaaaaattattcattattaccttttgtaagaatttatatatatatatatatatatatatacacgaaAAActtgttaaatataaaattatccaaaaaagttaaaaaaaccatataatcatattttctataagtttgagatatatattaaataaaacttaaaatcacTTTAACCCTTTTAACgttttaaattatcaaaataatagtttagAGATGTAATAAAATGCAGATAtattttgttagaaaaatttacattactaaataacaaaaattaaggCACAACCAACTAGTGTTTAATTCTAGTGATATTGGCATTAATTGAATTcacaattaatattattttaaaaatttaaaataaaaacctacaaatgaaaattttctcttaaatattaaatacccAGTAATCATTATGATAAAACATCATTGCACCCaaagaattttgataaaatataatatacaaGAAAAGTTTATAGAAATTACATATTAGTTTAAAGTTATTTTGTGttgatttatgtaattatgcagatagattttaattattgtttggaagaaaaaaaaagttaaatgagGTCAACCTAATTAGTGGACGTTGATTCTAACAAGAACAACATGTTGAATGGGGCACCTGCTCAGTCGTCGCTCCATTGGAAGATCCAAACCGCAATAAATTGTCTGAGAAGGAGCAGGTGATGCTGATGTACTAATTTACTCACTCTGGTCGACTCAACTCAATAGGACTTCAACGGAGACTTAGACCCATGGACCAACGTCCAAAATAAGTTCAtatctattattaaaatcttaagatataatttaattagatatcataatcagaatattttattactgtGATTATTCAACTCTTGATTTGTTTCATAATGAGTTGAAAAGCAAAAGCTgatttctatattatttaCATGCATAAGTTTAGAGCTTGCTTGGATAATGTAAATAACATATGTAATTCTTTTCACTtgagttaaataaaaataaaaacaattgaaTGATTCAAACCGGACTTGGATTTCATCCagaaatttaaatctatttgaTCGCCGTTCACGGTATTTTTGATAagtatttctttatttaggttttattttataataaagccGGTAATTTATGTAATGTTATCGTATTTAATTAATGCATTTATAAtgtaaaaataactaatttatataataattaactgtattataaaaatttatttatataacttgtttaataaactaaaatttttacaaatatatatccatgaacaaaataattatttaaactttaaaaatattttttctgaaTATTAAATAACTCATAAtgaaattcttataaataataagattatttatattagttcGTATATTATATgttagtttataatttatttaaataaatatattattagttatcTAGAcggattaatttatttagattttagttttttttttatataatattatagacggaataaatttatttatgtgaAGTTATATAGTTTAAACGGATGGTTGGttggttatttattttatttattccatGGAATGTGGGCATCATATCCTTTTTTGACATTAATGATTACTAATGGAAAGATgattaaagcttttatttatattttacacttaagttaatagaaaaagaaaagagtgtAGTTTCCAAGTTATTTCTAAAGATTCATAAAAGGCAATCAATTATTGAGAGAACTTTTATTATGGTTGGCTGAAACTGTGCTCCAGATTCCTTCCACTTTCCTCcccttttccattttcttttttaagaaaaagaaaaatgaaaacttaACTCAACTCGTGAGTGATGGCATCCGtctgaaatttcttttaattcggTCCTGCAAAACAATAATCGATCAATATAAAATACTGATATAATTTACGCTgacaattaaattatataagaaactaacaatattaaaattaaaataaataattttacttttttcttatcCATTATAGATATATGAGATCAAATATAGCTTTAAaaaatctttcatttttttgattcaatcatatgtatatgtatgaaAATCTTTCATTATAGATATATGAAAACtatttgatttcttatttttataatatagtttCTATTAGCAAtcgattttgattttttaagagCTCGttgatctttctttctttttttcaaaagactTATTATCAATTAGTATGTtcgaaaaaatatttataaaagatgaAATAAAAGCACAAGATTATCacaaaattacttaatttcttcaatataaaatataaaaaaaaaatcattgaGCAATCATAGGATgcaaatttttaactttaaaatgttaatacttcatatttcaattaaaattcatattaattGATGGTTATCTAATGTATAACacattttcagaaaaagaaaaaaaaaaaaagagtaatgcAGTAAATGAGATGAGTTAAAAACCTATTAAGTAATGTGGAATATGAAAATGTAATTTtgcacaaaaaaaatattaactttgtTATCGTTTTATTGTagtcaaaaaaggaaaaataaaaggtttgATTATAATGTCACGGACTAGAGTGGCAGCCAAAAAGAAGCACACACGGGTGTAACAGAGACGGTTGGATCCCCATGTGAGCTGATGTGGCCACCACCCACAGGCCACATCTCCCGCCGTATGactaattattattctatCCTCTAGTGCATAAAATACTTTGTTCACTCCTGAATTTAAATGTTATTTGACAATCCTCTCTCATACAAAGTTGATCATCcattagttttttctttttcaatttgattttgagtaagattattgattttattccGTTCCGTCTGGAATGACTGGAATATGTCATTTCgttaaaaaagtatataatactttttaatatgtattagtCAAAATCTCGGCTATTTCAAATTGAAATGGacgaaattaaattaaaatggtCATTCCGTCAGAAATTAATGAGACAAggcaattttataaaaaaaaattatcattattattatattgttgaaTTAAGCTAAATAgctcaataataattaactctaattcaataaaattcattttttctctatcaataaaaataaattaaaatctaaaactctaaaatttaaaatttaaaatcatttaagatcattattattatgctttatagtttatctatatattatttttcacttaatttttaaagttttttataatttaatgtatATTATTCACTAATAATAACTCAAGACTtgtgtaatttaatttttatggttTTGTCGCCTATAAGATACTAGTTTGTACTTTGGTCGACTATATAATAGAAGATATTTCACCGTagtaattctataataatgaaaattgtATCACTATTTGTTTGTTGCTTGCTAATTTTAtccaattatattataaacattgatttttatattattatattttgataggatatatatatagcgAAGCAATCCAAAATGGATCGCCGATATATTCAAATACGATATTcaattctaataataaatctgaaataacaattaaaatggAATTCATAACTTTCATTTGGaactgaaataaataaaaaaatactaattcaCTCCATTCATAATGTAGTTGACATTCTAATA comes from Ricinus communis isolate WT05 ecotype wild-type chromosome 5, ASM1957865v1, whole genome shotgun sequence and encodes:
- the LOC8279104 gene encoding probable methyltransferase PMT9, producing the protein MKQIRTSKLITYILIGLITFLGLICLYYGSTIAPALYRSDRFGEATDPVSTGYARTPDLDDDLFQELVPQSIPICDMKYSELIPCLDRNLIYQLKLKPNLTLMEHYERHCPPPERRYNCLIPPPIGYKIPIRWPESRDEIWKVNIPHTHLAQEKSDQNWMVVNGDKINFPGGGTHFHYGADKYIASLARMLKFPNDKLHNGGYIRNVLDVGCGVASFGAYLLAHDIITMSLAPNDVHENQIQFALERGIPSTLGVLGTKRLPYPSRSFELAHCSRCRIDWLQRDGILLLELDRLLRPGGYFAYSSPEAYAHDPENRRIWSAMHDLLGRMCWRVVVRKDQTVIWAKPTSNSCFLKREPGTQPPLCSSDDDPDATWNVHMKACISPYSSKMHKERGSGLVPWPRRLIAAPPRLEEIGVSPEEFQEDTRIWQFRVSEYWKQMKSVVRRSYFRNVMDMNSNLGGFGAVLKDTDVWVMNVAPVNQSARLKIIYDRGLIGTVHDWCEAFSTYPRTFDLLHAWEVFAEVEEHGCSSEDLLIEMDRILRPQGFVIIRDKPSIINYIRKFLTALRWDHWISEVEPRSDALALNEERVLIVRKKLWSGEVSAI
- the LOC8279103 gene encoding uridine kinase-like protein 5 isoform X1; amino-acid sequence: MESETLTKLVNGVRDHLSLHSNINASILSSPPPSKQPFVIGVAGGTASGKTTVCNLIISQLHDQGVLLINQDSFYHSLNDEQLAKVHEYNFDHPGNSVSSFLSSLIRTEQHDNIKFLLKYINNSNCIVTCSSDSFHTELLLSCMEKLKQGQPVIIPSYDFKSHKSTGPGLKVNPSDVIIIEGILVLHDPRVRDLMNMKIFVDTDSDLRLARRIQRDTVERGRNIQNVLDQYARFVKPSFEEFILPSKKHADIIIPWGGDNDVAIDLIVQHIQTKLGQHNLCKIYPNVFVIMSTFQIRGMHTLIRDVKTRKHDFVFYADRLIRLVVEHGLGHLPFTERQTRTPTGSIYPGVVFCKRLCGVSVIRSGESMENALRACCKGIKLGKILIHREGNNGRQLIYEKLPADISSRHVLLLDPVLASGYCAVKAISLLLSKGVPESNIIFLNLIAAPQGIHAVCKQFPKVKIVTSEIDETLDNDFCVIPGMGEFGDRYFGTDND
- the LOC8279103 gene encoding uridine kinase-like protein 5 isoform X3; translated protein: MESETLTKLVNGVRDHLSLHSNINASILSSPPPSKQPFVIGVAGGTASGKTTVCNLIISQLHDQGVLLINQDSFYHSLNDEQLAKVHEYNFDHPDSFHTELLLSCMEKLKQGQPVIIPSYDFKSHKSTGPGLKVNPSDVIIIEGILVLHDPRVRDLMNMKIFVDTDSDLRLARRIQRDTVERGRNIQNVLDQYARFVKPSFEEFILPSKKHADIIIPWGGDNDVAIDLIVQHIQTKLGQHNLCKIYPNVFVIMSTFQIRGMHTLIRDVKTRKHDFVFYADRLIRLVVEHGLGHLPFTERQTRTPTGSIYPGVVFCKRLCGVSVIRSGESMENALRACCKGIKLGKILIHREGNNGRQLIYEKLPADISSRHVLLLDPVLASGYCAVKAISLLLSKGVPESNIIFLNLIAAPQGIHAVCKQFPKVKIVTSEIDETLDNDFCVIPGMGEFGDRYFGTDND
- the LOC8279103 gene encoding uridine kinase-like protein 5 isoform X2 produces the protein MESETLTKLVNGVRDHLSLHSNINASILSSPPPSKQPFVIGVAGGTASGKTTVCNLIISQLHDQGVLLINQDSFYHSLNDEQLAKVHEYNFDHPDSFHTELLLSCMEKLKQGQPVIIPSYDFKSHKSTGPGLKVNPSDVIIIEGILVLHDPRVRDLMNMKIFVDTDSDLRLARRIQRDTVERGRNIQNVLDQYARFVKPSFEEFILPSKKHADIIIPWGGDNDVAIDLIVQHIQTKLGQHNLCKIYPNVFVIMSTFQIRGMHTLIRDVKTRKHDFVFYADRLIRLVVEHGLGHLPFTERQTRTPTGSIYPGVVFCKRLCGVSVIRSGESMENALRACCKGIKLGKILIHREGNNGRQVRGLQVAVACFSLSILNRDSYIAMMLMQLIYEKLPADISSRHVLLLDPVLASGYCAVKAISLLLSKGVPESNIIFLNLIAAPQGIHAVCKQFPKVKIVTSEIDETLDNDFCVIPGMGEFGDRYFGTDND